From Microbacterium pseudoresistens, the proteins below share one genomic window:
- a CDS encoding aspartate/glutamate racemase family protein: MKTIGVLGGMSWESSLDWYRLANERVRDRLGGYHSAPILLDSLDFAAIEALQAAGDWDAAGRILAEHAQRLEQAGAGIVVLCTNTMHIVADRIVDALTVPFLHIGDTTAEAIIAQGLTTVGLLGTAFTMEEPFYRDRLADHGLSAIIPEVDDRAQVHRIIYDELVHGVVEEHSRTVYQRVIARLVDAGAEGIILGCTEIELLVGQSHSPVPVFPTTAIHVAAALDAAGL; the protein is encoded by the coding sequence ATGAAGACGATCGGCGTGCTGGGCGGGATGAGCTGGGAATCATCGCTGGACTGGTATCGCCTCGCCAACGAGCGGGTGCGGGATCGACTCGGCGGCTACCACTCCGCACCCATCCTGCTCGACTCGCTCGACTTCGCCGCGATCGAGGCGCTGCAGGCAGCGGGCGACTGGGATGCGGCCGGCCGCATCCTCGCGGAGCACGCGCAGCGCCTGGAACAGGCCGGAGCAGGGATCGTCGTGCTCTGCACCAACACGATGCACATCGTCGCCGACCGGATCGTCGATGCGCTCACCGTTCCGTTCCTGCACATCGGCGACACGACGGCCGAGGCGATCATCGCGCAGGGGCTCACCACCGTGGGCCTGCTCGGCACGGCGTTCACGATGGAGGAGCCGTTCTATCGCGACCGCCTCGCGGATCACGGGCTGAGTGCGATCATCCCCGAGGTGGACGATCGCGCTCAGGTGCACCGGATCATCTACGACGAGCTCGTGCACGGCGTCGTCGAAGAGCACTCTCGCACGGTGTACCAGCGCGTCATCGCGCGTCTCGTCGACGCAGGGGCTGAGGGGATCATCCTCGGTTGCACGGAGATCGAGCTGCTCGTCGGCCAGAGCCACTCCCCCGT
- a CDS encoding transcriptional regulator, which yields MRSDGRSHPRARLDDNFASAIRFSLMASLEEDLELDFATLGEILDVGDSALSKAISHLNAAGYVTARRGQVGSRPRTWVRATMMGVSAFARHLDALQAIVEFGHGTATGEREKPAAR from the coding sequence ATGAGGAGTGACGGCCGGTCGCATCCACGCGCGCGTCTCGACGACAATTTCGCCAGTGCCATCCGCTTCTCCCTCATGGCGTCGCTGGAGGAGGATCTGGAGCTGGACTTCGCCACGTTGGGCGAGATCCTCGATGTCGGCGATTCCGCGCTGAGCAAGGCGATCTCGCACCTCAACGCCGCAGGGTACGTCACGGCGCGTCGAGGACAGGTGGGTTCGCGGCCGCGCACCTGGGTGCGCGCCACGATGATGGGTGTGTCTGCGTTCGCCAGGCATCTGGATGCGCTGCAGGCCATTGTCGAGTTCGGACACGGCACCGCGACCGGCGAGAGGGAGAAACCAGCCGCACGGTGA